In Rhodobacteraceae bacterium LMO-JJ12, a single window of DNA contains:
- the hisF gene encoding imidazole glycerol phosphate synthase subunit HisF → MLKIRIIPCLDVADGRVVKGVNFVDLVDAGDPVESARAYDAAGADELCFLDIHATHENRGVMLDMVTRTAEQCYIPLTVGGGVRTVQDVRKLLLAGADKVSFNSAAVANPDVVAQAADQFGSQCIVVAIDAKTVTPGKWEIFTHGGRKPTGIDAVEFARTVVAKGAGEILLTSMDRDGTRAGFNLPLTRAIVDAVDVPVIASGGVGTLDHLVEGVTKGGASAVLAASIFHFGEYTIGEAKQYLAAAGIPMRLT, encoded by the coding sequence ATGCTCAAGATCCGAATTATCCCTTGCCTTGACGTGGCCGATGGCCGCGTAGTCAAGGGCGTGAATTTTGTCGATCTGGTCGATGCCGGAGATCCGGTCGAATCCGCGCGTGCCTATGACGCTGCGGGGGCTGATGAGCTTTGTTTTCTTGATATTCACGCCACCCATGAAAATCGTGGGGTGATGCTGGATATGGTCACGCGCACTGCTGAACAATGTTACATCCCGCTCACTGTTGGCGGCGGTGTGCGCACGGTTCAGGATGTGCGCAAACTTCTGCTCGCCGGGGCGGACAAGGTCAGCTTCAACTCCGCTGCAGTCGCCAATCCAGACGTCGTGGCCCAGGCAGCAGATCAATTCGGCAGTCAATGCATCGTCGTGGCCATCGACGCCAAGACCGTGACTCCGGGGAAATGGGAAATCTTCACCCACGGGGGCCGCAAACCCACCGGCATCGACGCGGTTGAATTCGCTCGCACCGTGGTTGCAAAAGGCGCCGGTGAGATCCTGCTGACCTCGATGGATCGCGACGGCACGCGCGCTGGCTTCAATCTGCCGCTCACACGCGCGATTGTCGACGCTGTCGATGTTCCGGTGATTGCTTCGGGCGGCGTCGGCACGCTCGACCATCTGGTCGAGGGCGTCACCAAAGGCGGTGCCTCGGCCGTTCTGGCCGCGTCGATCTTTCATTTCGGTGAATACACCATCGGCGAGGCCAAGCAATATTTGGCCGCCGCCGGCATCCCGATGAGGCTGACATGA
- the hisA gene encoding 1-(5-phosphoribosyl)-5-[(5-phosphoribosylamino)methylideneamino]imidazole-4-carboxamide isomerase, translating to MILYPAIDLKDGRAVRLVHGEMERETVFNENPAAQALEFVEAGCEWLHLVDLNGAFAGEPVNAAPVEEILKQTKTPAQLGGGIRDMATIERWISRGLARVILGTVAVENPALVRDAAREFPGKVAVGIDARHGKVATKGWAEETDIDATDLAKSFEDAGVAAIIYTDILRDGAMKGPNVEATAALANAVSIPVIASGGVSSLDDLRALRTCGAPLNGAISGRALYDGAIDLKQALAVLA from the coding sequence ATGATCCTCTACCCCGCGATCGACCTCAAGGATGGCCGCGCCGTGCGCCTTGTGCATGGCGAAATGGAGCGCGAAACCGTGTTCAACGAAAACCCCGCCGCGCAAGCGTTGGAGTTTGTCGAGGCCGGGTGCGAATGGCTGCATCTTGTTGATCTCAATGGCGCTTTTGCCGGTGAACCGGTCAACGCCGCACCGGTCGAGGAGATCCTGAAACAGACAAAAACCCCCGCTCAACTTGGCGGCGGCATCCGCGACATGGCCACGATTGAGCGTTGGATTTCACGCGGGCTGGCGCGTGTCATCCTCGGCACGGTCGCCGTCGAAAACCCCGCCCTGGTGCGCGACGCGGCCCGCGAATTTCCCGGCAAGGTCGCCGTCGGCATCGACGCGCGTCACGGAAAAGTGGCCACCAAAGGCTGGGCAGAAGAAACCGATATCGACGCGACCGATCTTGCCAAATCCTTCGAAGATGCCGGCGTCGCCGCAATCATTTACACCGACATCTTGCGCGACGGTGCTATGAAAGGCCCAAATGTAGAGGCAACAGCGGCGCTGGCCAATGCGGTATCAATCCCCGTCATCGCCTCTGGTGGGGTCAGTTCCCTTGACGATCTCAGGGCGCTCAGAACCTGTGGCGCGCCCCTGAACGGTGCCATCTCGGGCCGCGCGCTTTATGATGGCGCGATTGATCTCAAGCAGGCGCTGGCCGTATTGGCCTGA
- a CDS encoding DUF2147 domain-containing protein → MKKIMGLAAIGLLAMAGAAMADPAEGIWKTEVDDGSYAHIQMTKCGTNVCGTIARTFNASGEYNSPNKGKLLVQNMKPEGKGYYAGKVWRPSNNKIYIGKMQVSGNKLKLKGCIAGGMLCSSQNWTRVK, encoded by the coding sequence ATGAAGAAAATCATGGGCTTGGCGGCGATTGGGCTGTTGGCGATGGCGGGTGCTGCGATGGCGGACCCGGCGGAAGGCATCTGGAAAACCGAAGTGGATGATGGATCTTACGCGCACATCCAGATGACGAAATGCGGAACGAATGTGTGCGGAACAATTGCGCGTACCTTCAACGCCAGCGGTGAATACAACTCACCCAACAAGGGTAAGCTGTTGGTTCAAAACATGAAACCCGAGGGCAAAGGCTATTACGCCGGCAAAGTTTGGCGCCCGTCCAACAACAAGATCTATATCGGCAAGATGCAGGTGAGCGGCAACAAGTTGAAGCTCAAGGGATGCATCGCCGGTGGGATGCTGTGTTCGAGCCAGAATTGGACGCGGGTAAAGTAA
- a CDS encoding DUF2147 domain-containing protein has protein sequence MRPLLVSFLALFAMPAAAETAAGLWLTGPDQKGQVGHILMSPCGASLCGTVVSALDKAGRAVKTPNVGKQVIWDVKPVGADSYAGQMYVSHFKATVAGKFHLMGRKMTVKGCLGPVCQSQVWTRLK, from the coding sequence ATGCGACCTCTGCTTGTTTCGTTTCTTGCGTTGTTTGCGATGCCTGCTGCGGCAGAGACGGCGGCGGGGCTTTGGCTGACCGGGCCGGACCAGAAGGGGCAGGTTGGGCACATCCTCATGTCGCCATGCGGCGCGAGCCTGTGTGGGACGGTTGTGAGCGCGCTGGATAAGGCCGGACGGGCGGTGAAGACGCCCAATGTCGGCAAGCAGGTGATCTGGGATGTGAAGCCGGTCGGCGCAGACAGCTATGCCGGGCAGATGTATGTGAGCCATTTCAAAGCCACGGTGGCCGGAAAATTCCATCTCATGGGCCGCAAGATGACTGTTAAGGGCTGTCTTGGGCCGGTTTGCCAGTCGCAGGTGTGGACGCGGCTGAAGTAG
- the hisH gene encoding imidazole glycerol phosphate synthase subunit HisH codes for MFTAIVDYESGNLHSAEKAFQRMARESNAGEVHVTSDPDLIRRAARIVLPGDGAFPACRTALFDHRGVYEAIEEAVTTGGKPFLGICIGMQMLATHGLEYTETPGFDWIGGEVVKIAPSDPALKVPHMGWNDLVIDHPHPVFEGIETGQHAYFVHSYHFRVTDPAHRLAHVDYGSEITAIVGRDNILGMQFHPEKSQKTGLQLIANFLNWTP; via the coding sequence ATGTTCACCGCCATCGTTGACTATGAATCCGGCAATCTGCACTCGGCCGAAAAGGCGTTCCAACGCATGGCCCGTGAAAGCAACGCTGGCGAAGTGCATGTCACCTCTGATCCCGATCTGATCCGGCGCGCCGCGCGCATCGTCTTGCCCGGCGATGGCGCCTTCCCGGCCTGTCGCACCGCACTCTTCGATCATCGCGGCGTGTACGAGGCGATTGAAGAAGCTGTGACAACAGGCGGCAAACCCTTTCTCGGCATCTGTATCGGGATGCAAATGCTTGCCACGCACGGGCTTGAATATACCGAAACGCCGGGGTTCGACTGGATCGGCGGCGAAGTGGTCAAGATAGCGCCCTCAGATCCCGCTCTCAAAGTGCCGCACATGGGTTGGAACGATCTGGTGATCGACCACCCTCACCCGGTCTTTGAAGGGATCGAAACAGGTCAGCACGCCTATTTCGTGCACTCCTATCATTTCCGCGTCACCGACCCTGCGCATCGCCTTGCGCATGTGGATTATGGCAGCGAAATCACCGCAATCGTCGGACGCGATAACATTCTAGGCATGCAGTTCCACCCCGAGAAAAGTCAGAAAACCGGCCTTCAACTGATCGCGAATTTCCTCAACTGGACGCCCTGA
- the hisB gene encoding imidazoleglycerol-phosphate dehydratase HisB, with product MRSASVTRKTAETEISVEIALDGSGAYDNQTGVGFFDHMLDQLARHSLIDMKIRCTGDLHIDDHHTVEDVGIALGQALTRALGDKKGIRRYGSCLLPMDDTLVRSALDLSGRPFLVWSLDLPTQKIGTFDTELVREFFQAFSTHGGITLHVEALHGLNSHHIAEAAFKSVARALRDAVETDPRKGDAIPSTKGTL from the coding sequence ATGCGCAGCGCCAGCGTCACCCGCAAAACTGCGGAAACCGAAATCAGCGTCGAAATCGCGCTCGATGGCAGCGGAGCTTACGACAACCAGACCGGTGTCGGCTTCTTTGATCATATGCTTGACCAACTTGCCCGCCATTCGCTGATCGACATGAAAATCCGCTGCACCGGTGACTTGCACATCGACGATCACCATACGGTGGAAGATGTTGGCATCGCCCTTGGTCAGGCGCTCACACGCGCCTTGGGCGACAAAAAGGGCATCCGCCGATACGGAAGCTGCCTTTTGCCAATGGACGACACCCTCGTGCGCAGCGCGCTTGATCTCTCGGGCCGCCCCTTTCTGGTGTGGAGCCTTGATCTGCCAACGCAAAAGATCGGCACGTTCGACACTGAACTGGTGCGTGAATTCTTTCAGGCGTTCAGCACCCATGGCGGCATCACGCTTCACGTCGAAGCTCTGCACGGGCTGAATTCGCATCACATCGCCGAAGCCGCGTTCAAATCGGTCGCTCGTGCGCTGCGTGACGCGGTTGAAACCGACCCGCGCAAGGGCGATGCGATCCCCTCGACCAAGGGCACGCTCTAA
- a CDS encoding Lrp/AsnC family transcriptional regulator, whose amino-acid sequence MSTCVFVQLRCKPGTTYKVAEEIVLREIHSELFSTSGEYDLILKLYIPADQDVGKFINDSLLDIPGIERSLTTLTFNAF is encoded by the coding sequence ATGTCGACATGTGTCTTCGTGCAACTGCGCTGCAAACCGGGCACGACCTATAAGGTGGCCGAAGAAATCGTGCTGCGCGAAATTCATTCCGAGCTGTTTTCGACCAGCGGGGAATATGACCTGATCCTCAAGCTTTATATCCCCGCAGATCAGGATGTCGGGAAGTTTATCAACGATAGTCTGCTGGACATCCCCGGCATCGAACGCTCGCTGACGACGCTGACGTTTAACGCGTTCTGA
- a CDS encoding TetR/AcrR family transcriptional regulator, whose translation MLNTKQKQRQRAPSKRSLETRARILDAAEAVFSEHGFDGASIRDIAARAGVQTALVNHHGGSKDELFFTVVARRAEPLSHLRVNALAAREELGPLDLRSVLACFLEPFLHQVFEGGAHWRAYGRLIAHVSTDERWREIAARCFDPTVEIFITEIRRLLPNASRSQIGACFVFMVSSMLSICASLGRIETLGRDQEGISDGNATPTQMIETLLDFCEAGFLAISPLKA comes from the coding sequence ATGTTAAACACCAAGCAAAAACAACGCCAACGCGCCCCCAGCAAACGCTCGCTTGAAACCCGCGCGCGCATTCTTGATGCGGCCGAGGCGGTGTTTTCCGAACATGGATTCGATGGTGCTTCGATTCGCGACATTGCCGCACGCGCCGGAGTGCAAACCGCGCTGGTAAACCACCATGGCGGCAGCAAGGATGAGCTTTTCTTTACCGTGGTTGCACGGCGCGCCGAACCGCTCTCACACCTGCGTGTCAATGCCCTCGCAGCACGCGAGGAACTCGGCCCGCTCGATCTGCGCTCGGTGCTTGCCTGCTTTCTTGAACCCTTCCTGCACCAGGTTTTTGAGGGTGGAGCCCATTGGCGCGCCTATGGCCGTCTGATCGCCCATGTCTCCACCGACGAGCGCTGGCGCGAGATTGCCGCACGCTGCTTTGACCCAACGGTCGAGATTTTCATCACCGAAATCCGCCGCCTCCTGCCCAACGCCTCGCGTTCTCAGATCGGCGCATGTTTCGTCTTCATGGTCTCGTCCATGCTCTCGATCTGCGCCTCGCTCGGGCGCATCGAAACACTTGGAAGAGATCAGGAGGGAATTTCAGACGGCAACGCCACCCCGACGCAAATGATCGAAACCCTGCTCGATTTCTGCGAGGCGGGATTTCTGGCGATTTCCCCACTCAAGGCCTGA
- a CDS encoding NAD(P)-binding domain-containing protein — translation MPESLRGAPAEGGVEKFALIGAGPMGLAMAKVLREQGIAFQGFELHSDVGGLWDIDAPRSTMYESAHLISSKKMTEFDDFPMREEVAEYPSHREMKRYFQEFAERFDIYRDYAFGCEVLSAEPKGADGEGWVVRWRDGEGHEQSGEFAGVMIANGTLSEPNIPEFEGEFTGELIHASQYRSARQFDGKRVLIVGAGNSGCDIAVDAIHHGESCDLSMRRGYYFVPKYVFGKPADTMGGAIKLPMWLKRRVDGMILKWFVGDPQKYGFPKPDYALYESHPVVNSLILFHAGHGDLKVRPDIARLDGNVVHFTDGSSGEYDMILTATGYLLHYPFIDKALLNWQGDAPHLYLNAMHPERDDLFVLGMVEASGLGWQGRHEQAEMVARYISGLKAGNAAARQIKEEKARGFDRATGGMNYLNVARMAYYVDKATYRNAVTGWIKALSRGAA, via the coding sequence ATGCCGGAGTCGTTGAGGGGGGCGCCCGCCGAGGGGGGTGTGGAGAAATTCGCGTTGATCGGGGCGGGGCCGATGGGGTTGGCCATGGCCAAGGTGCTGCGTGAGCAGGGGATTGCGTTTCAGGGGTTTGAGCTGCATTCCGATGTCGGGGGCCTGTGGGATATCGATGCGCCGCGGTCGACAATGTATGAAAGCGCGCATCTGATTTCGTCAAAGAAGATGACCGAGTTTGACGATTTTCCGATGCGTGAAGAGGTGGCGGAATACCCCTCGCACCGGGAAATGAAGCGTTACTTTCAGGAATTTGCCGAGCGGTTTGATATCTATCGTGACTATGCGTTTGGTTGCGAGGTGTTGAGCGCCGAGCCAAAGGGGGCGGATGGCGAAGGCTGGGTGGTGCGTTGGCGAGACGGCGAAGGGCATGAGCAAAGCGGCGAATTTGCCGGGGTCATGATCGCCAATGGCACGCTTTCAGAGCCGAATATTCCCGAGTTTGAGGGCGAATTCACCGGTGAGTTGATCCATGCCTCGCAGTATCGCAGCGCGCGGCAGTTTGACGGCAAGCGGGTGTTGATCGTGGGGGCGGGCAATTCCGGCTGCGACATCGCGGTGGATGCGATTCACCACGGGGAAAGCTGTGATTTGTCGATGCGGCGCGGCTATTATTTTGTGCCGAAATACGTGTTTGGCAAACCGGCGGACACGATGGGCGGGGCGATCAAGCTGCCGATGTGGCTCAAGCGTCGGGTTGATGGGATGATCCTGAAATGGTTCGTCGGCGACCCGCAGAAATATGGCTTCCCCAAGCCCGATTACGCGCTTTACGAGAGCCACCCGGTGGTCAATTCGCTGATCCTGTTTCATGCCGGGCATGGGGATCTGAAGGTGCGGCCCGATATCGCGCGCCTTGACGGGAACGTGGTGCATTTCACCGATGGGAGCAGCGGTGAGTATGACATGATCCTGACGGCGACGGGGTATCTGCTGCACTATCCGTTCATCGACAAGGCGTTGCTGAATTGGCAGGGCGATGCGCCGCATCTTTATCTCAACGCCATGCACCCCGAGCGCGATGATCTGTTCGTTCTGGGGATGGTCGAGGCGTCGGGGCTGGGATGGCAGGGGCGTCATGAGCAGGCGGAAATGGTGGCGCGTTACATTAGCGGATTGAAAGCCGGGAATGCGGCGGCGCGCCAGATCAAGGAGGAGAAGGCGCGCGGGTTTGATCGTGCAACGGGTGGGATGAATTATCTTAACGTGGCGCGCATGGCCTATTACGTTGACAAGGCGACCTATCGCAACGCCGTCACCGGCTGGATCAAGGCGCTGTCACGGGGGGCGGCATGA
- a CDS encoding bile acid:sodium symporter — protein MNDIDTVALNFSPASLMALNGVLAIVMFSVALDLRIADFGRLMKAPKPLLTGIISQFLLLPALTFGLVMVMQPQASIALGLILVAACPGGNISNYITHRAGGNTALSVSLTAFTTVGAIVLTPLNIAFWGNLYGPSREILQAIKIDPVQVAITVILMLLLPLLAGIVLNERRRFLAMRLRALMQKLSLVIFVAFIVLALQANWAFFLGYAHHVALLVFLHNALALAGGYGIASLVGLSEFDRRSVTIETGIQNSGLGLILIFGFFGGLGGMAVVAAFWGIWHAISGIALARIMSRTVAAQ, from the coding sequence ATGAACGATATCGACACGGTTGCGCTGAACTTCAGCCCGGCGAGCCTGATGGCGTTGAACGGGGTTCTGGCGATTGTGATGTTTTCGGTCGCGCTGGATCTGCGGATTGCAGATTTCGGACGGTTGATGAAAGCGCCAAAGCCGCTTTTGACCGGGATCATCTCGCAATTTCTGCTGCTGCCGGCGCTGACCTTTGGGTTGGTGATGGTGATGCAGCCGCAGGCCTCGATTGCGCTGGGGCTGATCCTTGTGGCGGCTTGTCCGGGGGGCAATATCTCAAACTATATTACCCATCGCGCCGGGGGGAATACCGCGCTGTCAGTGTCGTTGACGGCGTTTACCACGGTGGGGGCGATTGTGCTGACACCGCTTAATATTGCGTTCTGGGGGAACCTCTATGGCCCGTCGCGCGAGATTTTGCAGGCGATCAAGATTGATCCGGTGCAGGTGGCGATTACGGTGATCCTGATGCTGCTGTTGCCGCTATTGGCGGGCATTGTTCTCAATGAACGGCGTAGGTTTCTGGCGATGCGGCTCAGGGCGCTGATGCAGAAACTCTCATTGGTGATATTCGTCGCCTTCATCGTGTTGGCATTACAGGCGAATTGGGCGTTTTTCCTTGGGTATGCGCATCATGTTGCACTGCTTGTGTTCTTGCATAATGCGCTGGCGCTGGCCGGGGGGTATGGCATTGCCAGCCTTGTGGGGCTGTCGGAATTTGATCGCCGTTCGGTGACGATTGAAACGGGGATTCAGAATTCCGGTCTTGGGCTGATCCTGATTTTCGGGTTCTTTGGCGGGCTTGGCGGGATGGCCGTGGTGGCCGCGTTCTGGGGCATCTGGCACGCAATCTCGGGCATTGCATTGGCGCGGATCATGTCGCGCACGGTGGCTGCGCAATGA
- a CDS encoding SDR family oxidoreductase, which produces MRRVLVTGAAGAVGTALLGELAASDWDVIATDVQEPRMLPEGVRFLVMDVRGGDVDRVIGEVRPEVVVHLASIVSPTTREFAHSVDVVGSRNVIDACVMHGVRRLVVTSSGAAYGYHADNPVPLRESDPVRGNVEFAYSDHKRQVEEMLTEARVAHPALEQVVLRVGTVLGEGLENQITALFHKPRLLALRGSDSPFVFIWTRDLARILRRAAGDGPAGIFNVAGDGALGVDDLAKALGKPVLRLPVWAVKLGLGVAKPLRLSRYGPEQVRFLQYRPVLDNTALKGEFGYVPELSSAEVFDLWRKAAGL; this is translated from the coding sequence ATGAGGCGTGTATTGGTGACAGGAGCCGCCGGGGCAGTGGGCACGGCACTGCTTGGTGAACTTGCCGCGAGTGACTGGGACGTGATTGCGACGGATGTGCAGGAACCACGCATGCTGCCCGAGGGCGTTCGGTTCTTGGTGATGGACGTGCGCGGCGGGGATGTTGACCGGGTGATCGGTGAGGTGCGGCCCGAAGTGGTGGTGCATCTGGCCTCGATTGTGTCGCCGACGACACGCGAATTTGCCCATTCGGTCGATGTTGTGGGGTCACGCAATGTGATTGACGCCTGTGTAATGCATGGCGTGCGGCGGTTGGTGGTGACCTCGTCGGGGGCGGCTTATGGCTATCACGCCGACAACCCGGTGCCGCTGCGCGAAAGCGACCCGGTGCGCGGCAATGTCGAGTTCGCCTATTCCGATCACAAGCGGCAGGTCGAGGAGATGCTGACCGAGGCGCGTGTGGCGCATCCGGCGCTGGAGCAGGTGGTCTTGCGGGTCGGGACGGTGTTGGGCGAAGGGTTGGAGAACCAGATCACGGCGCTGTTTCACAAGCCGCGCCTGTTGGCGCTGAGAGGCAGCGACAGCCCGTTCGTGTTCATCTGGACGCGTGATCTGGCGCGTATCCTGCGGCGTGCGGCGGGCGATGGTCCGGCGGGGATTTTCAACGTGGCGGGCGATGGCGCGTTGGGGGTTGATGATCTGGCCAAGGCGCTGGGCAAACCGGTTTTGCGGTTGCCGGTCTGGGCCGTGAAGCTGGGGCTTGGGGTCGCGAAACCTTTGCGCTTGTCGCGATATGGGCCGGAGCAGGTGCGCTTTTTGCAATATCGCCCGGTGTTGGATAACACGGCGCTGAAGGGCGAGTTTGGCTATGTGCCGGAGTTGAGCAGCGCCGAAGTGTTTGATCTCTGGCGCAAGGCGGCGGGGCTGTGA
- a CDS encoding SDR family NAD(P)-dependent oxidoreductase, with translation MSKTAVITGGAGGMGLALDAGLRARGWRTVLIDLPGQALEALEPMAERKVLACDLCDGAAMRAVCDGLRKDCASIDLVIYNAGITQVGAFDALSEAAHRKVFEINYFAATNMARELLEDVRAARGIHLVMSSVAGFSPLIHRTAYAASKHALEGFMKSLRSEEKAFGVRCLIAAPSFVATNIGRADEQADGTSRPGSASDGIDVMSPQAAAEVILRGVERERDFIPVGRMARIASLVNRLSPALYQRLMERSVRQR, from the coding sequence GTGAGCAAGACGGCGGTGATCACTGGCGGGGCCGGGGGGATGGGATTGGCGCTTGACGCGGGATTGCGCGCACGCGGCTGGCGCACGGTTCTGATTGATCTGCCGGGGCAAGCGTTGGAGGCATTGGAACCCATGGCAGAGCGCAAGGTTCTGGCCTGCGATCTGTGCGATGGGGCGGCGATGCGGGCGGTTTGTGACGGGCTGCGCAAAGACTGTGCGTCGATTGATCTGGTGATTTACAATGCCGGGATCACGCAGGTTGGGGCGTTTGACGCGCTGTCGGAGGCGGCGCATCGAAAGGTTTTTGAAATCAACTATTTCGCGGCCACCAACATGGCGCGTGAACTTTTGGAGGATGTGCGGGCGGCGCGCGGTATTCATCTGGTGATGTCGTCGGTTGCGGGTTTTTCGCCGCTGATTCACAGGACCGCCTATGCGGCGAGCAAACACGCGCTGGAAGGGTTTATGAAATCGCTGCGCTCGGAAGAAAAGGCGTTTGGCGTCAGGTGCCTGATTGCGGCCCCAAGCTTTGTGGCGACCAATATCGGCAGGGCGGATGAGCAGGCCGATGGAACCTCGCGCCCCGGATCGGCAAGCGATGGAATCGACGTGATGTCACCCCAAGCGGCGGCGGAGGTGATCCTGCGCGGGGTTGAGAGAGAGCGTGATTTCATACCTGTGGGGCGCATGGCGCGGATTGCGTCATTGGTAAACCGGCTTTCTCCTGCGCTGTATCAACGCTTGATGGAGCGTAGTGTCAGGCAGCGGTAG
- a CDS encoding DNA cytosine methyltransferase has translation MLTSVELCAGAGGQALGLEKAGFAHTALVEIDKHCCNTLRHNRPEWNVLEEDMRLFKERAADYKGMDLLAGGLPCPPFSVAGKQLGEQDERNLFNDAIDIVDAARPRAVMIENVRGFLDAVFHDYRERLKKQLDKLGYKTDWRLLNASDYGVPQLRPRVVIVAVQKERADFFDWPEPNPHNPPTVGETLRDLMAARGWRGADDWAAKADEIAPTIVGGSKKHGGPDLGPTRARAAWATLGVEGRTIAPEAPDPSHIGMPRLTVPMVARIQGFPDDWHFTGAKTNAYRQVGNAFPPPVAQAVSAQIAKALRKRVLRAVNG, from the coding sequence ATGCTGACATCCGTAGAACTTTGCGCCGGTGCCGGCGGTCAGGCCCTCGGGCTGGAAAAAGCCGGATTCGCCCACACCGCGCTGGTCGAGATCGACAAACACTGCTGCAACACGCTGCGCCACAATCGCCCCGAATGGAATGTCCTCGAAGAAGACATGCGACTCTTCAAGGAGCGCGCCGCTGATTACAAGGGCATGGACCTGTTGGCCGGTGGCCTACCTTGCCCGCCCTTTTCCGTCGCCGGCAAACAGCTGGGCGAGCAGGACGAACGCAACCTGTTCAACGATGCCATCGACATTGTAGATGCCGCCCGCCCCCGCGCCGTGATGATTGAAAACGTGCGCGGATTTCTCGACGCTGTATTCCACGACTATCGCGAACGGCTGAAAAAGCAGCTCGACAAGCTGGGCTACAAGACCGATTGGCGGCTTCTCAATGCATCAGATTATGGCGTGCCGCAACTGCGCCCGCGCGTGGTGATTGTGGCGGTTCAAAAGGAGCGTGCAGACTTCTTTGACTGGCCAGAGCCCAATCCGCACAACCCGCCCACCGTTGGCGAAACCCTGCGCGATCTCATGGCCGCGCGCGGCTGGCGCGGTGCCGACGACTGGGCTGCAAAGGCCGACGAAATTGCCCCGACCATCGTGGGCGGCTCCAAGAAACACGGCGGCCCCGATCTTGGCCCCACCCGTGCGCGCGCCGCATGGGCCACGCTGGGTGTCGAAGGGCGCACCATTGCGCCCGAAGCCCCCGACCCCTCGCACATCGGCATGCCGCGCCTGACGGTGCCAATGGTGGCTCGCATCCAAGGCTTCCCGGACGACTGGCATTTTACAGGCGCCAAGACCAACGCCTATCGGCAGGTCGGCAACGCCTTTCCGCCCCCCGTCGCTCAGGCCGTATCGGCGCAGATCGCCAAAGCTCTGCGCAAGCGGGTGCTGCGCGCCGTCAACGGCTGA
- a CDS encoding MAPEG family protein — MSLAVTTLYAGLLGLFYLGLSSWVVVQRGRRKVMSGDKGDPIMANAMRTHANFVEYVPMLLILMGLAEVNGLGSTWLHVSGLTLLVARGLHAFGMGRLPHWSPGRGGGATLTFVLLLALSIANLVLVLI; from the coding sequence ATGTCACTTGCCGTCACAACCCTTTATGCTGGCTTGCTCGGGCTGTTCTACCTTGGCCTCAGCTCTTGGGTCGTGGTGCAGCGCGGCCGCCGCAAGGTAATGTCCGGTGACAAGGGCGACCCGATCATGGCCAACGCCATGCGCACACACGCCAATTTTGTCGAATACGTTCCCATGCTGCTGATCCTCATGGGTTTGGCCGAGGTGAACGGCCTGGGGTCCACTTGGCTGCACGTCAGCGGGCTCACCTTGCTGGTTGCACGAGGTTTGCACGCTTTCGGCATGGGGCGTCTGCCCCATTGGTCCCCGGGCCGGGGTGGCGGCGCAACGCTGACCTTTGTCTTGCTGTTGGCCCTGTCGATTGCCAATCTGGTGCTGGTCTTGATCTGA